The following proteins are encoded in a genomic region of Chloracidobacterium sp.:
- a CDS encoding rod shape-determining protein yields MALKSLFSLFSSDLAIDLGTANTLVYAKGRGIVVSEPSIVAINKVTNQVEAVGRDAKEMLGRTPGNIVAIRPMKDGVIANFEVTEKMLQHFIRKAHNGKSWVRPRVVIGIPSEITQVERRAVEDSAYRAKASEVYLVEEAMAAAIGAGLPITEPHGNMVVDIGGGTTDIAVISLSGIVYSRAVRVAGNEMDEAITQYIKRKHNLLIGERTAEAIKIALGSAFPLDEPLSMDVRGRNLIEGIPKTITMTDEEIREALADSIATIINAVRVALERTPPELSADIVERGIVLTGGGALLKNLDKRLMIETGLPVVIADDPLSSVVLGTGKMLSDFELLKRVKWDNSLMTGS; encoded by the coding sequence ATGGCGTTAAAGTCTTTATTTAGTTTATTTTCCAGCGATCTGGCCATTGACCTCGGGACGGCGAACACGCTCGTCTATGCAAAGGGGCGCGGCATTGTCGTCAGCGAACCCTCGATAGTTGCGATCAATAAAGTGACCAATCAGGTCGAAGCGGTCGGCCGCGATGCAAAGGAAATGCTCGGTCGCACGCCGGGAAATATAGTCGCTATCCGCCCGATGAAGGACGGCGTGATCGCGAATTTTGAAGTAACGGAAAAGATGCTCCAGCACTTTATCCGAAAGGCTCACAACGGCAAATCGTGGGTGCGTCCGCGTGTGGTCATCGGTATTCCGTCTGAGATCACGCAGGTCGAGCGCCGCGCGGTCGAGGATTCCGCGTATCGTGCCAAGGCCAGTGAAGTTTACCTTGTCGAAGAAGCAATGGCCGCGGCGATAGGTGCGGGCCTGCCTATAACCGAGCCGCATGGCAATATGGTCGTCGATATCGGCGGCGGAACGACGGATATCGCCGTTATCTCGTTATCAGGCATCGTATATTCGCGCGCCGTGCGGGTTGCGGGCAACGAGATGGACGAGGCAATTACGCAGTACATAAAGCGCAAGCACAACCTGCTGATCGGCGAGCGCACTGCGGAAGCCATCAAGATAGCGCTCGGCAGTGCCTTTCCGCTGGATGAGCCGCTCTCGATGGATGTGCGCGGCCGCAACTTGATAGAAGGCATACCAAAGACGATAACGATGACGGATGAGGAGATCCGCGAAGCGCTCGCCGACTCGATCGCGACGATCATCAACGCCGTTCGCGTCGCCCTCGAGCGTACTCCGCCGGAATTGTCCGCAGATATCGTCGAGCGCGGCATCGTTCTTACCGGCGGCGGTGCGTTGCTTAAGAATCTCGACAAGCGTTTGATGATCGAGACCGGTCTGCCGGTCGTCATCGCTGACGACCCTCTCTCCTCGGTCGTGCTGGGCACGGGCAAGATGCTCTCGGATTTCGAGCTTCTCAAGCGTGTCAAGTGGGACAACTCGTTGATGACAGGAAGTTAA
- the mreC gene encoding rod shape-determining protein MreC, producing MVERSQKEVWRLAPWLMIALLLLNFILMAFDARDIRSGHLVVRAWAQTIADFVQSPITSVTSAVGNYFTSIAELRSAASENDILKQRVQELEVEVKRSEDLSNENERLKALLDLKESSKYKVLTARIIGRDPSVWFDSSIINRGSLDGVKLNMPIVADGGLVGRVTAVSPLTAQVDLITYSKSGVGGVVGEISGSNALGVVTGTSKKDLLEMKYVPGTADVQVGQSVFTTGQDGIFPAGLKIGEIVSVVSGSATTPHQIQIRPAAKLNSMQEVGVLLYESPQQVEYDQKVPNAVKK from the coding sequence ATGGTTGAGCGAAGTCAAAAAGAGGTCTGGCGGCTTGCCCCGTGGCTGATGATCGCATTGCTGCTGCTGAACTTTATCCTGATGGCGTTCGACGCAAGGGATATAAGGTCGGGGCATCTTGTCGTGCGTGCGTGGGCGCAGACCATTGCGGACTTTGTCCAATCGCCGATAACGTCGGTAACCAGCGCGGTCGGAAATTATTTCACCTCGATCGCGGAGCTTCGTTCGGCAGCATCGGAAAATGACATTCTGAAGCAGCGTGTGCAGGAACTCGAGGTCGAGGTCAAGCGAAGCGAAGATCTGTCGAACGAGAACGAGCGGCTAAAAGCGTTGCTCGATCTAAAGGAGAGCAGCAAATATAAGGTGCTGACCGCCCGCATAATCGGCCGCGACCCATCGGTTTGGTTCGATTCGTCGATAATAAACCGCGGCAGCCTCGACGGCGTGAAGCTCAATATGCCTATCGTCGCGGACGGCGGGCTTGTGGGCCGCGTTACGGCTGTCAGCCCGCTTACGGCACAGGTCGATCTGATCACGTACAGTAAGTCGGGTGTCGGCGGCGTTGTGGGCGAGATTAGCGGCTCAAATGCCTTGGGTGTCGTTACCGGAACAAGCAAAAAGGATCTGCTCGAGATGAAGTATGTGCCGGGAACGGCTGACGTGCAGGTCGGCCAATCGGTATTTACGACCGGGCAGGACGGCATCTTTCCGGCAGGCTTGAAGATCGGCGAGATCGTAAGCGTTGTTAGCGGCTCGGCAACGACGCCGCATCAGATACAGATAAGGCCCGCCGCGAAGTTGAATTCGATGCAGGAGGTCGGCGTCCTGCTTTACGAATCGCCGCAGCAGGTCGAATACGACCAAAAGGTGCCGAACGCCGTAAAGAAGTAG
- a CDS encoding rod shape-determining protein RodA translates to MVAIFEKHDLRDFDWPTALLATLIAAFGVWQIHNALPSENYWTKQIIGIVIALAAFLVVSFMDYRRLIDLAPVFYVIGLVMLLMVLTPLGVTINGQKAWVRIAGIQFQPSEFCKIPTALMLAKFFGAKKGGTLSIREMLIGGAIFAGPILLILLEPDAGQAITYFPILAAMYFLSGIKMRYVVLAVVAAAVLVPAAWIVGVKTGKIKTYQQERINAIIDPSSVDPRGFGYHTIQSTITVGKGGLSGNQGDTETSQSVLKFLPEPQTDFIFAVTAENTGFIGCVSLLLAYALLLSRMIAGARQSSERSGMLLIMSIVCGLVFQIFMNVGMALGILPVIGVPLPLMSAGLSAILSTFIAIGFVVSVKLRRFVN, encoded by the coding sequence ATGGTCGCGATCTTCGAAAAACACGATCTTCGTGATTTTGATTGGCCGACGGCGTTGCTTGCGACACTGATCGCGGCATTCGGCGTTTGGCAGATCCACAACGCGCTGCCGTCCGAGAATTATTGGACCAAACAGATCATCGGTATCGTTATCGCTCTGGCGGCATTTCTTGTCGTCAGCTTTATGGATTATCGCAGGCTGATCGACCTTGCTCCGGTATTTTACGTGATCGGCCTTGTGATGCTGCTGATGGTGCTGACGCCCCTCGGTGTTACCATAAACGGCCAAAAGGCGTGGGTGCGTATCGCAGGCATTCAGTTCCAGCCGTCCGAGTTTTGCAAGATACCGACGGCTCTGATGCTTGCAAAATTTTTTGGTGCTAAAAAAGGCGGTACGCTCAGTATCCGCGAGATGCTTATCGGCGGTGCGATCTTTGCGGGGCCGATCCTGCTGATACTTCTCGAGCCCGACGCAGGGCAGGCTATTACCTATTTTCCGATACTGGCCGCGATGTATTTCCTGTCCGGGATCAAGATGAGATACGTTGTGCTGGCGGTTGTCGCAGCAGCGGTGCTTGTGCCTGCGGCGTGGATCGTCGGGGTCAAGACCGGCAAGATAAAGACCTATCAGCAGGAGCGTATAAACGCCATAATCGACCCCAGCAGCGTCGATCCGCGAGGCTTTGGTTATCACACTATCCAATCCACGATAACCGTCGGCAAGGGCGGGCTTTCGGGCAATCAAGGCGACACGGAAACATCACAGAGCGTGCTGAAATTCCTGCCCGAGCCGCAGACCGATTTCATCTTTGCCGTTACGGCGGAAAACACCGGATTTATCGGCTGCGTATCGCTGCTGCTGGCTTACGCACTGCTGCTGTCGCGAATGATCGCGGGTGCCCGCCAATCGTCCGAACGATCGGGAATGCTGCTGATAATGTCGATCGTTTGCGGGCTTGTTTTTCAGATATTTATGAATGTCGGGATGGCTCTCGGCATACTGCCCGTTATAGGTGTGCCGCTTCCGCTGATGAGTGCGGGGCTGTCGGCGATATTATCGACATTTATTGCCATCGGGTTTGTAGTAAGCGTAAAATTACGTCGTTTTGTTAACTAA
- the mrdA gene encoding penicillin-binding protein 2 gives MKLNDHVQNLRARVGTIQLLAFILLALLGTRLYYLQIVRGDYFSERAESQRVRLIPIPAPRGAIFDRYGKLLVDSRPTYNIVISNDGLKSLNTDNRIEAYSGGLKLDRQFVIDRIALIKKQNDFESLVLKENVSIPDITWVEAHSLEFPELRVELQPQRHYPLGTSLAHVLGYVGEISPKQLEDPEYKEKGFRPGDIIGKGGLEQYYDEFLRGRPGYRKVLVDSRGRVQSELEVVQPQSGQDLVTTIDYDLQLAAEEQLANSSTKRGTIIAMDPNNGEMLAMASAPSFDPNVFVKGSSDPAGRKQIAAYWQDETRPLYNRAIQGRYPPGSTWKIPESVAALRQGTITVAHSNVICGGGITIGNKFTRCMGSHGAPPLDLAITKSCDGYYYHLALKMGIDGLIKMVEDFGLDQRTGIDLPHEKIPQTPKTWMPYILKREGKWSDIRTVYASIGQDTVVVTPISMLRVIATVGMRGREYIPHFLKEFKPIAAIGQENDPNYMPARPGFGFQHPEPRLVEMDDKQWDLVIKGMWGVVNAGGTAASIRMPDLEIAGKTGTAQVASLGKDTGKNKDHAWFDSFAPAYKPEIAVVSLIENSGFGAANAGPAARGMYQAWLAKKRAATPDQEAAAE, from the coding sequence ATGAAACTGAACGATCATGTTCAAAACCTTCGAGCACGTGTCGGAACGATACAGTTGCTGGCGTTCATTCTGCTTGCTTTGCTCGGAACTCGGCTGTACTACTTGCAGATCGTTCGCGGCGATTACTTCAGCGAGCGGGCCGAGAGTCAGCGTGTTCGCCTGATACCGATACCTGCACCGCGCGGCGCGATCTTTGACCGCTACGGCAAGCTGCTCGTTGATTCGCGGCCGACATACAACATCGTCATTTCGAACGACGGTTTGAAGTCGCTCAATACCGACAACCGGATCGAAGCATATTCCGGCGGGCTTAAGCTCGACCGGCAATTTGTCATCGACCGTATCGCTCTCATAAAAAAGCAGAACGATTTCGAATCGCTCGTGCTTAAGGAAAATGTCTCGATACCTGATATCACGTGGGTCGAGGCACATTCGCTTGAGTTTCCCGAACTTCGCGTTGAATTGCAGCCTCAGCGGCATTACCCGCTCGGAACTTCGCTTGCGCATGTGCTCGGTTATGTCGGCGAGATCAGCCCGAAGCAGCTCGAAGACCCTGAATATAAAGAAAAAGGCTTCCGTCCCGGCGACATTATCGGTAAAGGCGGTCTCGAGCAGTATTACGACGAATTCCTTCGCGGGCGTCCGGGCTATCGAAAGGTGCTTGTGGACAGCCGCGGCCGCGTGCAGAGCGAACTTGAGGTCGTGCAGCCGCAATCGGGCCAAGACCTTGTAACCACGATCGACTACGACCTTCAGCTTGCAGCGGAAGAGCAGCTTGCGAACTCATCGACAAAACGCGGGACGATAATCGCGATGGACCCGAACAACGGTGAGATGCTTGCGATGGCGTCGGCTCCGTCATTCGATCCGAATGTCTTTGTAAAGGGCAGCTCCGACCCTGCGGGCCGCAAGCAGATCGCCGCGTATTGGCAGGATGAGACGCGACCCCTCTACAACCGCGCGATACAAGGAAGATACCCGCCGGGATCGACCTGGAAGATCCCCGAATCGGTAGCCGCACTGCGGCAGGGAACGATAACCGTTGCCCATTCGAACGTGATCTGCGGCGGCGGCATCACGATCGGCAACAAATTCACGCGCTGCATGGGCAGCCATGGTGCTCCGCCGCTTGACCTTGCTATCACAAAATCGTGTGACGGCTACTATTATCACCTTGCCCTAAAGATGGGCATTGACGGCCTGATAAAGATGGTCGAGGACTTCGGCCTCGATCAGCGGACAGGTATCGACCTTCCGCACGAAAAGATACCGCAGACGCCGAAGACATGGATGCCCTACATCCTCAAACGCGAAGGAAAGTGGAGCGATATCAGAACTGTGTACGCCTCGATCGGCCAAGACACGGTCGTGGTAACGCCGATATCAATGCTTCGTGTGATAGCAACTGTCGGAATGCGCGGCCGCGAGTATATTCCGCACTTTCTAAAAGAATTCAAGCCGATCGCTGCGATAGGGCAGGAGAACGACCCGAATTATATGCCGGCACGGCCCGGCTTCGGTTTTCAGCATCCTGAACCGCGGCTTGTTGAGATGGATGACAAGCAGTGGGACCTTGTGATCAAGGGAATGTGGGGCGTGGTTAACGCCGGCGGTACGGCAGCGTCGATCCGTATGCCTGACCTCGAGATAGCGGGTAAGACCGGTACGGCACAGGTCGCATCGCTCGGAAAGGATACAGGAAAGAACAAGGATCACGCTTGGTTCGACAGCTTTGCGCCTGCGTACAAACCCGAGATAGCCGTCGTTTCACTTATCGAGAACTCAGGATTCGGAGCTGCTAACGCCGGTCCTGCTGCACGCGGAATGTATCAGGCATGGCTTGCCAAGAAGCGCGCTGCAACGCCCGATCAGGAGGCTGCGGCTGAATAG
- the mreD gene encoding rod shape-determining protein MreD: protein MEGVKLTIALIIAVLLQWTLRSVSEVFAFVDLPLIIVVYAALQRDSIRALLFGTAAGLAVDALSGGLLGANGFTKTLIAFAVSELARRVYLDNILLRIPVLASASVLNGLVYFGLHRLLGQVPSGDPLITGAYSLIGTTISGTLIYLALDSIGKGRTRVRRKREVFSVRRQTRRRNPIRLTK, encoded by the coding sequence ATGGAAGGAGTTAAACTCACGATCGCACTCATCATCGCCGTGCTTTTGCAGTGGACACTGCGGAGCGTTTCGGAGGTGTTCGCGTTCGTTGACCTTCCGTTGATCATCGTCGTTTATGCGGCGCTTCAAAGGGATTCGATAAGGGCGTTGCTGTTCGGAACCGCAGCAGGACTGGCTGTCGATGCACTCAGCGGAGGACTGCTCGGAGCCAATGGGTTTACGAAAACGCTCATCGCCTTCGCAGTGTCAGAGCTTGCCCGCCGCGTGTATTTGGACAACATTTTGCTGCGTATTCCCGTCCTAGCATCAGCGAGTGTGTTGAACGGCCTTGTCTATTTCGGGCTTCATCGGCTGTTGGGGCAGGTGCCGAGCGGCGATCCGCTCATTACGGGTGCGTATTCGCTTATCGGCACGACCATTTCGGGCACGCTCATTTATCTTGCGCTCGACAGCATTGGTAAAGGACGAACCCGTGTTCGCCGCAAACGCGAGGTATTCTCGGTGCGCAGGCAGACGAGGCGGCGTAACCCTATACGCTTGACCAAGTAG